A genomic segment from Diadema setosum chromosome 11, eeDiaSeto1, whole genome shotgun sequence encodes:
- the LOC140235174 gene encoding uncharacterized protein isoform X1, translating into MGSGNQKMTTPALHQGVPEAWSEEKVAPKRSSSHLSVASLRNINTHLQTEVIPSDVSVEDLEKISSSHESEVDHEGQEERTDDDVGSPTQLRPLLSAAFTKASPSSDAGAASGDIPVDDVEYDSQSEAAKSGITIAAEDECSSQKDVKLQNSHDEILTQLVKKVILANTTMRMRIREDVSSELLNCESRFSAMVDAVSDIRTMVETNNTLMTSYLRKDLKNQSTQTRSKRVFSHQRTGKNFPYAHGRESGNDEPMQTNRSSKIPVPQRTRHGLSCSPKPLEPNNDLYANTNPPRNKGLKIKDINVKSHLNAYKTKPYLFPKKAAYRK; encoded by the exons ATGGGGAGTGGAAATCAAAAGATGACCACTCCCGCCCTTCATCAAGGAGTGCCAGAGGCTTGGAGTGAGGAAAAGGTTGCCCCTAAACGATCTTCCAGCCATCTCTCCGTCGCGTCATTGAGGAACATCAACACCCATCTCCAGACCGAAGTTATCCCAAGTGACGTCAGCGT AGAGGACTTGGAGAAGATCAGCTCATCGCATGAAAGCGAGGTCGATCACGAGGGACAAGAGGAGAGGACGGACGATGATGTCGGATCGCCAA CCCAACTTCGCCCGCTGTTGTCGGCCGCATTCACGAAGGCTTCCCCCTCCTCCGATGCAGGTGCAGCGTCGGGGGACATCCCAGTTGATGACGTCGAATATGACAGCCAATCAGAGGCGGCGAAGAGTGGGATCACCATCGCGGCGGAAGACGAGTGTAGCTCTCAGAAAGATGTAAAACTACAGAATTCACATGATGAGATTCTGACCCAACTG GTGAAAAAGGTCATATTGGCGAACACAACAATGCGCATGCGCATCAGGGAGGACGTATCTTCCGAACTCCTTAATTGCGAATCGCGGTTCAGTGCGATGGTGGATGCTGTCAGCGATATCAGGACAATGGTAGAGACGAACAACAcattgatgacgtcatatcTGCGGAAGGATTTGAAGAACCAATCAACGCAGACCAGGTCTAAGCGCGTTTTCTCGCACCAACGTACCGGCAAGAATTTCCCGTATGCGCATGGGCGGGAAAGCGGGAATGACGAGCCAATGCAGACGAATCGGTCATCAAAAATCCCCGTTCCACAGAGGACGCGTCATGGACTTTCCTGTTCACCAAAACCATTAGAACCAAATAATGATTTGTATGCCAACACCAACCCGCCGCGGAATAAAGGCCTAAAGATTAAGGATATCAACGTCAAGTCACATCTGAATGCCTATAAAACGAAACCATATTTGTTTCCAAAGAAAGCGGCGTATAGAAAATAA
- the LOC140235174 gene encoding uncharacterized protein isoform X2 has product MGSGNQKMTTPALHQGVPEAWSEEKVAPKRSSSHLSVASLRNINTHLQTEVIPSDVSVEDLEKISSSHESEVDHEGQEERTDDDVGSPSAASGDIPVDDVEYDSQSEAAKSGITIAAEDECSSQKDVKLQNSHDEILTQLVKKVILANTTMRMRIREDVSSELLNCESRFSAMVDAVSDIRTMVETNNTLMTSYLRKDLKNQSTQTRSKRVFSHQRTGKNFPYAHGRESGNDEPMQTNRSSKIPVPQRTRHGLSCSPKPLEPNNDLYANTNPPRNKGLKIKDINVKSHLNAYKTKPYLFPKKAAYRK; this is encoded by the exons ATGGGGAGTGGAAATCAAAAGATGACCACTCCCGCCCTTCATCAAGGAGTGCCAGAGGCTTGGAGTGAGGAAAAGGTTGCCCCTAAACGATCTTCCAGCCATCTCTCCGTCGCGTCATTGAGGAACATCAACACCCATCTCCAGACCGAAGTTATCCCAAGTGACGTCAGCGT AGAGGACTTGGAGAAGATCAGCTCATCGCATGAAAGCGAGGTCGATCACGAGGGACAAGAGGAGAGGACGGACGATGATGTCGGATCGCCAA GTGCAGCGTCGGGGGACATCCCAGTTGATGACGTCGAATATGACAGCCAATCAGAGGCGGCGAAGAGTGGGATCACCATCGCGGCGGAAGACGAGTGTAGCTCTCAGAAAGATGTAAAACTACAGAATTCACATGATGAGATTCTGACCCAACTG GTGAAAAAGGTCATATTGGCGAACACAACAATGCGCATGCGCATCAGGGAGGACGTATCTTCCGAACTCCTTAATTGCGAATCGCGGTTCAGTGCGATGGTGGATGCTGTCAGCGATATCAGGACAATGGTAGAGACGAACAACAcattgatgacgtcatatcTGCGGAAGGATTTGAAGAACCAATCAACGCAGACCAGGTCTAAGCGCGTTTTCTCGCACCAACGTACCGGCAAGAATTTCCCGTATGCGCATGGGCGGGAAAGCGGGAATGACGAGCCAATGCAGACGAATCGGTCATCAAAAATCCCCGTTCCACAGAGGACGCGTCATGGACTTTCCTGTTCACCAAAACCATTAGAACCAAATAATGATTTGTATGCCAACACCAACCCGCCGCGGAATAAAGGCCTAAAGATTAAGGATATCAACGTCAAGTCACATCTGAATGCCTATAAAACGAAACCATATTTGTTTCCAAAGAAAGCGGCGTATAGAAAATAA